In the genome of Cyanobacterium stanieri LEGE 03274, the window AAATAATGATTTATTATGGTTTTCTATCCACTCATATAAATAAGCCGTAGTATGTCCAAAAGTTAATTGAAAAGTATTTTTTTGTAAATTTAATACAGAGTTAAATGTTCGTTGGGCAACGTCATAAGTTTCGTCCATTGTCCATAACCAAGCCATATCTAAATGGGCATGACCTAATAAATAAAAGTTTCTTTCTTTGATAATTTCTGAAAGGGATAATAGTTTATTTCTAAACTCTATTAAGGATTTATTAAATATATCTTGATTTTTAATATTACCCCAATCGATAATTTTTAAACTATCATTGATAGTGGTTTTATATTCAGGGTAGAAATTATTAATATATTGTGATAAAACTGTTAGTTCATTGGCAACTAAACTAGGATCAACTTTATTATAGTTGCTTTCATAAAGACAACGAGAAATCATTAATCCCCCAATATCATGACCAGGACTTGTTAATTTTAAACTAATAATAAATTCCTGCTCACATTGAGCATTATTAGTAACTAAAACTCGGCTAGAGGAGTCGAATAAATCTCCCTCACAAACCAATGTACCATCAATAAATATTTGAGCTGATTTGGCCCACCATGTTAAATTAATACGTAGAGATAAGTTATTTAAGGGATAATGATTAAGATGATGAGGAATAGTTACTTTTTGAATAAACCAGCGCACCTTATCCCCTTTTTCCCATACTAAATATCTTTTTTCGTTGGGGATAGCCTGTTGCCAATTATCATCGATATATATGGGAGGATGATTTAAATTTTGGTCAGTAAAAAACCAATTATTTTGTATATCTAATTCTGTCAGATTTCTGAGGTTATTAATGGTTTGCTCTAAGGAGATATTTTGGGTCATAATTTAAACTATTTTAGATAATAATTTAAGGGCGATCGCCCCTAAGATAATAAAAAACCTATAGACAAATAAAAACTAACAATAATAAAGATAACAAAAAATATTAAATCAAAAATAAGATAAACAAACTAAATTAGTAACCATAAAAAGAAAATTAATTTTTTTATCGTAAAAGCAAAAAAATCAAGTAGCTATGTCAAACTATATATATAAGGGCAAAATAAAAGGAGCAAAACCATGGAAAATAAATTAGAGAATAAAAATAATAGTTTATCCCTAGGGTTTCACAAAATCATCGTCAGTTTAGACTACCCCGAAATTAATAAAGAAGTTTATCAACAAGCCCTAGCCATAGCTAAAAATAATCAGAGTGAATTAATGCTGTGCCATTGTTTGCACGAAAATCTATCCCATAATACTGATTTATTGATGCCTTCTGTGGTAGGTAGCGGGATGTATGCCTCCGAGGTTTGGGATGTTGAACAAGAAATGTTAGAAAATAACAAGAAAAAAATAAACGAATGGCTAGAATCATTACAAACTGAAGCTCATCAGGCACAGGTTAGATGTGAATTTGTCTGCTTAACAGGTAACATAGCCGTGGAAATTTGTGAATTAGCCCAAGAATGGAAAGCCGACTTAATCGTTACGGGGCGCCGAGGCTTAAAAGGCTTAGGAGAAGCATTATTAGGCAGTGTCAGTAACTATGTCGTCCACAACGCTCCCTGTGCTGTTTTGGTAATACAACATAGTACCAAAAATTGACCAAAAGTCAACAATAACTAAAAACCCACTCATGTTTAAATTGCTAAATTGAACGATCATTTTACCCTAGCTAGGGCATAAGAAAATGTCTTCAATTCTTTACCATTAGCAGTCGAATAAAAGTTAATGTGACACAATAAAAGGTAATTATTAGTATTTAAATAGTGAAAAAAAGCCTTTAATATAATTTTAGGAGTTTAATTTGTGAGTACAGCAACTTTAACATCTAGTTTTGGCGTTGCCCAAAGAGAAGACTTTAACCAATATGTAATGAATACCTACGGGCGTTTTCCCGTTACCATAGAAAAAGGTCAAGGGTGTAAACTATGGGATACTGAGGGTAAAGAATATCTTGATTTTGTAGCAGGTATTGCTACTTGTACCTTAGGCCATGGACATCCTGCCCTCATTGAGGCGGTGAGTGAGCAAATCAAGAAACTACACCATGTTTCTAATTTATATTATATTGCCGAACAGGGGGCATTAGCTAAAAAAATTGTCGAAAGTTCCTGTGCTGACAAGGTTTTTTTCTGTAATTCGGGGGCAGAAGCCAACGAAGCAGCCATTAAATTAGTTAGAAAATATGCCCATACGGTCTTAGAATTTTTAGAAGAACCTGTTATTTTAACTGCTAAATCTAGTTTCCATGGTCGTACTTTAGCCACTATCACCGCCACAGGGCAACCTAAATATCAAAAACATTTCCAACCTTTAGTACCGGGGTTTGAATATGTGCCTTACAATGATATTCGTGCCGTAGAAGAAGCTATCACTGATATTGATGAGGGCGATCGCCGCGTAGCTGCTATCATGATAGAACCATTACAAGGGGAAGGAGGAGTAAGGCCAGGGGATTTAGATTATTTCCTCCGCCTCAGAAAAATATGCGACGATACCGGCATTCTACTGGTGTTTGACGAAGTACAAGTGGGAGTAGGACGCACAGGGAAAATGTGGGGTTACGAAAATCTTGGGGTTGAACCTGATATTTTCACCAGTGCCAAGGGTTTAGCTGGGGGTATCCCCATCGGGGCGATGATGTGTAAATCTAGTTGTGATGTTTTTGAGCCCGGTAATCATGCTAGTACCTTCGGCGGTAATCCTTTCGCCTGTGCAGCAGCCCTCAAAGTGCTAGAAACCATCGATAATGAAGGTATTTTACAAAACGTCCAGGCCCGTGGCGAACAACTTAGAACCCGCTTAAGGGCGATCGCAACTAGCTATCCTCAAACATTTGAAGAAGTCAGAGGATGGGGACTAATCAACGGCATTGAAATTAAAGCCGACACCCCACTAACCTCCGTTGAAATCGTCAAAAAAGCCATGGAAAAAGGTTTATTACTAGCCCCCGCAGGGCCAAAAGTAGTTCGTTTTGTACCCCCCCTAATCATTTCTAGCCAAGAAATCGACCAAGGTGCCGACATCCTCGAACAAACCCTTAACGAATTAATTAACCCCTAATATCATATTCAATAAATTGAATATCAACCAATAGCCGTGTAATTCATTACACGGTGGGGCAACTGCTAAAATACAATCTAATTATAAGGAATTTTTCGAACTTGATATAATTCATTCCAAGGGGAGTGATTGATATATTTTCTATTCTCCCCAACTCAAGTTAAAAAACATAACCCCCCTCCCCATCCTTCGCATAGGCTTTACTCAACAACTCATTAATACTCACGTTAAAAACCGCCTCGCCATTAAACACCGTACCTATCTGATGGGTGTTGAAATGAATCAAAGCCACCTCATAAGCAGAATCAGGTAACGGTAAATAGCCAACCTCCCTTACAACCCCAGAAGCAGACTTCAGAAAATAATCCACAAAACCTTTTAAAGCACCATTATCCTGAGCGCTCTTAGCGTTAACATACATAAACAAAGGACGAGTCAAAGGACGATAAGTATTATTAATAATAGTTTCATCAGAAGGAAAAACCGCCCCTTCCCCATTATCAATAGCCAAAGCCTTTAACTTATCCTTATTCTGCTCATAATAAGCATAACCAAAATAGCCTAACCCATTAATATCCTGAGCCACCCCATTTACCAACGCCTCATCATTCTCGCTAAATACATAGTCATTACGACTAGCTTGAGCATCTCCCACAATTGCCCCCGTAAAATACTCAAAAGTACCAGAATCACGACCAGGACCAAATAAATTTAAA includes:
- a CDS encoding PstS family phosphate ABC transporter substrate-binding protein, yielding MWRKSKTKIIQYILVCIGLGILTQGCGDSVTEENKSISIDGSSTVFPITDLIAKNFNGQGENQVAIDVSFSGSVGGFRKFCNGETDINNSSVPIPREAMEECKKNGVAYIELPVAFDALTVVVNPNNNWLNSITVQELKIMWQPEAENQIMTWNQVNSDWVDNTLNLFGPGRDSGTFEYFTGAIVGDAQASRNDYVFSENDEALVNGVAQDINGLGYFGYAYYEQNKDKLKALAIDNGEGAVFPSDETIINNTYRPLTRPLFMYVNAKSAQDNGALKGFVDYFLKSASGVVREVGYLPLPDSAYEVALIHFNTHQIGTVFNGEAVFNVSINELLSKAYAKDGEGGYVF
- a CDS encoding universal stress protein, producing MENKLENKNNSLSLGFHKIIVSLDYPEINKEVYQQALAIAKNNQSELMLCHCLHENLSHNTDLLMPSVVGSGMYASEVWDVEQEMLENNKKKINEWLESLQTEAHQAQVRCEFVCLTGNIAVEICELAQEWKADLIVTGRRGLKGLGEALLGSVSNYVVHNAPCAVLVIQHSTKN
- a CDS encoding acetylornithine/succinylornithine family transaminase; translation: MSTATLTSSFGVAQREDFNQYVMNTYGRFPVTIEKGQGCKLWDTEGKEYLDFVAGIATCTLGHGHPALIEAVSEQIKKLHHVSNLYYIAEQGALAKKIVESSCADKVFFCNSGAEANEAAIKLVRKYAHTVLEFLEEPVILTAKSSFHGRTLATITATGQPKYQKHFQPLVPGFEYVPYNDIRAVEEAITDIDEGDRRVAAIMIEPLQGEGGVRPGDLDYFLRLRKICDDTGILLVFDEVQVGVGRTGKMWGYENLGVEPDIFTSAKGLAGGIPIGAMMCKSSCDVFEPGNHASTFGGNPFACAAALKVLETIDNEGILQNVQARGEQLRTRLRAIATSYPQTFEEVRGWGLINGIEIKADTPLTSVEIVKKAMEKGLLLAPAGPKVVRFVPPLIISSQEIDQGADILEQTLNELINP